A single Kiloniellales bacterium DNA region contains:
- a CDS encoding nucleoside recognition domain-containing protein yields the protein MNAVFFAIVIIAFAVAAFRQVIYTGVDPTPMAALSEAMIAAAKDSVTLAIGLVGVMALFLGLMKVAEAGGLLVIIAKVVRPLMTRLFPEVPGDHPAMGAMILNISANVLGLGNAATPFGIRAMQELDKLNPHKGTASNSMALFLAINTSSVTLLPTGVVALRASLGSNDPAGIIPTTLVATICSTTVAILAAKTYQRFSALPPAPDAAAGGDPPAAAEDGQPEAAAPSEDGGAYPAWVSFLVLACVLALVPVTIIFGREIAPWMVPGIVVGLLTFGVLRGVPVYEVLVEGAKDGFQVALRIIPYLVAILVAVAMFRASGALDLLIRPLGAVTTLFGMPPEALPMAILRPLSGSGAYGVMVGIMNDPATGPDTYTGYLVSTLQGSTETTFYVLAVYFGAVQIRRVRHALATGLTADFAGIIAAVVICSLLFT from the coding sequence TTGAACGCCGTCTTCTTCGCCATCGTCATCATCGCCTTCGCGGTCGCGGCCTTCCGCCAGGTGATCTATACAGGGGTCGATCCGACGCCCATGGCCGCGCTCTCCGAGGCCATGATCGCCGCCGCCAAGGATTCGGTGACCCTGGCGATCGGCTTGGTCGGGGTGATGGCGCTCTTCCTCGGCCTGATGAAGGTGGCCGAGGCCGGCGGCCTGCTGGTGATCATCGCCAAGGTCGTGCGCCCGCTGATGACCCGGCTGTTTCCGGAGGTGCCCGGCGACCACCCGGCCATGGGCGCGATGATCCTGAACATTTCGGCCAACGTCCTGGGCCTGGGCAACGCCGCGACGCCCTTCGGCATCCGCGCCATGCAGGAGCTGGACAAGCTCAACCCCCACAAGGGCACGGCGAGCAACTCCATGGCCCTCTTCCTGGCGATCAACACCTCCAGCGTGACCCTGCTGCCGACCGGGGTGGTCGCCTTGCGCGCCTCGCTCGGTTCGAACGATCCGGCGGGGATCATCCCGACCACTTTGGTGGCGACCATCTGCTCGACCACGGTGGCGATCCTCGCCGCCAAGACCTATCAGCGCTTCTCCGCCCTGCCGCCCGCGCCGGACGCGGCAGCCGGGGGAGATCCGCCGGCGGCGGCAGAGGACGGCCAGCCCGAGGCCGCGGCGCCTTCCGAGGACGGCGGCGCCTACCCGGCCTGGGTGTCCTTCCTGGTTCTGGCCTGCGTCCTGGCCCTGGTTCCGGTCACCATCATTTTCGGCCGCGAGATCGCGCCCTGGATGGTGCCCGGCATCGTGGTCGGGCTGCTGACCTTCGGCGTGCTGCGCGGGGTGCCGGTCTACGAGGTCCTCGTCGAGGGCGCCAAGGACGGCTTCCAGGTCGCCCTGCGGATCATCCCCTACCTGGTGGCGATCCTGGTCGCGGTCGCCATGTTCCGGGCCAGCGGCGCGCTCGACCTGCTGATCCGCCCGCTGGGGGCGGTCACCACCCTGTTCGGCATGCCGCCGGAGGCGCTGCCGATGGCGATCCTCAGGCCGCTGTCCGGCAGCGGCGCCTACGGCGTCATGGTCGGGATCATGAACGACCCGGCGACCGGCCCAGACACCTACACCGGCTACCTGGTCTCCACGCTTCAGGGTTCGACCGAGACCACCTTCTACGTCCTCGCCGTGTATTTCGGCGCGGTCCAGATCCGCCGGGTGCGCCACGCCCTGGCGACCGGCCTGACGGCCGATTTTGCCGGAATCATCGCCGCAGTGGTCATCTGCAGCCTGCTCTTCACTTGA
- a CDS encoding substrate-binding domain-containing protein, with protein MLRKVIAFGLAMAGLLAGSTTPALAAEVSISGSTTVSSAVVDPNAEAIEQQSGQLLRISAVGSGRGLLALVSGSAEIAMISAPLEAVIKKLEKKGNGRIDGSQFTVHELGNAQVAFVVSKKNPVKKLSFQQLVDIMAGKITNWKQVGGADLAIEIFAESSGGGVRTMVEKELKKDGTELVNANDAITTAVVVRRVKRSPGGLGIVARHQANDSVRIIETDRAIKQPLFLVTRGETKESVAKVVAAIRAVAKGL; from the coding sequence ATGTTGAGAAAGGTCATCGCCTTTGGCTTGGCTATGGCGGGGCTGCTCGCCGGCTCCACCACCCCAGCGCTGGCCGCCGAAGTCAGCATCTCCGGATCGACGACCGTATCCAGCGCCGTGGTCGACCCGAATGCCGAGGCAATCGAGCAGCAGTCAGGCCAGCTTCTCCGGATCTCCGCCGTCGGCAGTGGCCGGGGCCTCTTGGCCCTGGTTTCAGGTTCCGCCGAAATCGCCATGATTTCGGCCCCTTTGGAAGCCGTGATCAAGAAGCTTGAGAAGAAGGGCAACGGCAGGATCGATGGAAGCCAGTTCACGGTGCACGAGCTCGGCAACGCCCAGGTTGCCTTCGTGGTCAGCAAGAAGAACCCCGTCAAGAAACTCAGCTTCCAGCAGCTTGTCGACATCATGGCCGGCAAGATCACGAACTGGAAGCAGGTTGGCGGCGCGGACCTTGCCATAGAGATCTTTGCCGAAAGCTCGGGCGGCGGCGTTCGCACGATGGTCGAAAAAGAGCTCAAGAAGGACGGCACCGAACTGGTGAACGCGAACGACGCGATCACCACCGCCGTCGTCGTGCGCAGGGTGAAGCGCTCGCCCGGCGGGCTCGGGATCGTCGCGCGCCATCAAGCGAACGACTCGGTCCGTATCATCGAGACCGATAGAGCGATCAAGCAGCCCTTGTTCCTGGTCACCCGCGGCGAGACGAAAGAGAGCGTCGCCAAGGTGGTCGCCGCCATTCGCGCCGTCGCCAAGGGCCTCTAG
- a CDS encoding cell wall hydrolase: MAFGWTYGFQAWLARRRLPRVRARRPVTLPDLRLRSPMVLALFITLVYSGGWVMVLRSSLPVPNPVRVEQELSCLALNIYHEARGEPGEGKLAVGHVVLNRVEDARFPDSICGVVQQGGYKRRWRCQFTWWCDGRSDDPTELAAWEDSLFHARRVLWRATEDPTRGALWYHADYVSPAWRKNKVEGPKIGKHIFYTSRTRG; this comes from the coding sequence ATGGCATTCGGCTGGACCTACGGCTTTCAGGCTTGGCTGGCGAGGCGGCGTTTGCCGCGGGTCCGCGCCCGCCGGCCGGTCACCCTGCCCGATCTCCGGCTGCGCTCGCCCATGGTCCTGGCGCTCTTCATCACCCTGGTCTACAGCGGCGGCTGGGTGATGGTCCTGCGCTCCTCCCTGCCGGTGCCGAACCCGGTGCGCGTCGAGCAGGAGCTCTCCTGCCTGGCCCTCAACATCTATCACGAGGCCCGCGGCGAGCCGGGCGAAGGCAAGCTCGCGGTCGGCCACGTGGTCCTGAACCGGGTCGAGGACGCCCGCTTCCCCGACAGCATCTGCGGCGTGGTCCAGCAAGGCGGCTACAAGCGCCGCTGGCGCTGCCAGTTCACCTGGTGGTGCGACGGCCGCTCGGACGACCCGACCGAGCTCGCGGCCTGGGAGGACAGCCTCTTCCACGCCCGGCGGGTCCTGTGGCGGGCCACCGAAGACCCGACCCGGGGCGCCCTCTGGTACCACGCCGACTACGTTTCGCCGGCCTGGCGCAAGAACAAGGTCGAGGGCCCCAAGATCGGCAAGCACATCTTCTACACCTCGCGGACGCGCGGATAG
- a CDS encoding type IV pili methyl-accepting chemotaxis transducer N-terminal domain-containing protein, whose product MNKKPLLVSVALAAALSSAELLSAVPKIPLVEPAFAQEKFDYKHTINVAGRQRMITQRMSKELLLLALGHNQRENQRNLRYNSKKFDRILKGLRYGDPELALQGTEDAEVLASLARVEQLWPLFHEALQEATSSAEAAGDSVGLVSDISLPLLAAMTDTVSAYKNAAKRGGVFTMLEIAIDQADRQRMLIEKMSKDFLLIAYNESPQKQRRELSRSMQLFEATLQGLMVGDYEQRLMPPPNQQILAQLKSVNSLWRELKPILQTALASRNIDPEDIADLASLDTTLMSELDAVVGLYARL is encoded by the coding sequence ATGAACAAGAAACCCCTATTAGTTTCCGTCGCGCTCGCCGCCGCCCTGTCGTCGGCGGAGCTGCTAAGCGCGGTCCCCAAGATCCCGCTTGTGGAACCGGCCTTTGCGCAAGAGAAGTTCGACTACAAGCATACGATCAATGTCGCCGGCCGGCAGCGGATGATCACCCAGCGCATGAGCAAGGAACTGCTGCTTCTTGCCCTGGGGCACAACCAGCGCGAAAACCAGAGAAACCTGCGCTACAACTCCAAGAAATTTGACCGGATTCTCAAGGGATTGCGCTACGGCGACCCGGAGCTTGCGCTTCAGGGCACGGAAGATGCCGAGGTTCTCGCAAGCCTCGCCCGTGTGGAGCAACTGTGGCCGTTGTTCCACGAGGCGCTACAGGAGGCCACGAGTTCTGCCGAGGCCGCCGGCGATTCGGTCGGCCTCGTGTCGGACATCAGCCTGCCGCTGCTCGCCGCCATGACGGATACGGTGTCGGCCTACAAGAATGCCGCGAAACGCGGCGGCGTCTTCACGATGCTGGAGATCGCCATCGATCAGGCCGACCGTCAGCGCATGCTAATCGAGAAGATGTCCAAGGACTTCCTGCTGATCGCCTACAACGAGAGCCCCCAGAAACAAAGGCGGGAGCTTTCCCGTTCCATGCAGCTCTTTGAGGCCACCCTGCAGGGGCTAATGGTCGGCGACTACGAGCAGCGCCTCATGCCGCCGCCGAACCAGCAGATCCTGGCCCAGCTCAAGTCGGTCAACAGTCTCTGGCGAGAGCTGAAACCGATCCTGCAAACCGCCCTGGCGTCGCGCAACATCGATCCGGAGGATATCGCCGACCTCGCCAGCCTCGACACGACGCTCATGTCCGAGCTGGACGCAGTCGTCGGCTTGTACGCAAGGCTCTAA
- a CDS encoding dimethylsulfoniopropionate demethylase: protein MAEETAAAIAIGPRIRKSPFYDATRRQGCKAFTIYNHMYLPVYYESPEADYRRLIEAVTLWDVGVERQVEITGPDAARFTQFLTPRNLSTCAVGQCKYVLLTTERGGIVNDPVLLRLAEDRFWLSLADSDVLLWARALAHALGYDVEVREPDVSPLQVQGPRSLEVMRDLFGGWIEELRYFWFRETELDGIPLVVSRTGWSAERGYEVFLRDGRHGDRLWETIMEAGQPYGIGPGAPSTIRRIEGGLLSYGADMDLDTNPYELGLGRLVDLDQEADFMGKAALAEIAQNGVARRLVGLEIEGPRLPTSEEPWAVAAGERGIGKVTSAAHSPRLGKNIALAMLAAEAINPGSAVEVSTPLGRRAAEVVELPFFDPKKRLPSQS, encoded by the coding sequence ATGGCAGAGGAGACGGCGGCGGCCATCGCGATCGGGCCGCGGATCCGCAAATCGCCCTTCTACGACGCGACCCGTCGCCAAGGCTGCAAGGCCTTCACCATCTACAACCACATGTACCTGCCGGTCTACTACGAGAGCCCGGAGGCGGACTACCGGCGCCTGATCGAGGCGGTGACCCTCTGGGACGTCGGGGTCGAACGGCAGGTGGAGATCACCGGGCCCGACGCCGCCCGCTTCACCCAGTTCCTGACCCCGCGCAACCTCTCGACCTGCGCCGTCGGCCAGTGCAAGTACGTGCTGCTGACCACGGAGCGGGGCGGCATCGTCAACGACCCCGTGCTGCTGCGCCTGGCCGAGGACCGCTTCTGGCTGTCCCTGGCCGACAGCGACGTCCTGCTCTGGGCCCGGGCCCTGGCGCACGCTCTGGGCTACGATGTCGAGGTGCGCGAGCCCGACGTCTCGCCGCTGCAGGTCCAGGGCCCGAGGTCGCTCGAGGTGATGCGCGACCTCTTCGGCGGCTGGATCGAGGAGCTCCGCTACTTCTGGTTCCGCGAGACCGAGCTCGACGGCATCCCCCTGGTGGTCTCCCGCACCGGCTGGAGCGCCGAGCGCGGCTACGAGGTCTTTCTGCGCGACGGCCGCCACGGCGACCGCCTCTGGGAGACGATCATGGAAGCCGGCCAGCCCTACGGCATCGGACCCGGCGCCCCTTCGACGATTCGCCGCATCGAGGGCGGATTGCTGTCCTACGGCGCCGACATGGATCTCGACACGAACCCCTACGAGCTCGGCCTGGGCCGCCTGGTCGACCTGGACCAGGAGGCGGATTTCATGGGCAAGGCGGCACTGGCCGAGATCGCGCAGAACGGCGTCGCGCGCCGCCTCGTCGGTCTGGAGATCGAGGGCCCGCGGCTGCCGACGAGCGAGGAGCCCTGGGCGGTCGCCGCAGGGGAACGGGGGATCGGCAAGGTGACCTCGGCGGCCCACTCCCCGCGCCTCGGCAAGAACATCGCCCTGGCGATGCTGGCAGCCGAGGCCATTAATCCGGGCAGCGCCGTCGAGGTGTCGACCCCGCTGGGACGGCGAGCCGCCGAGGTGGTCGAACTGCCGTTCTTCGACCCCAAAAAGCGCCTGCCGTCACAGTCCTGA
- a CDS encoding N-formylglutamate amidohydrolase, protein MIRVERPAEIDTPLVFDSPHSGRDYPPDFDHRIDRQILRQAEDSHVEALFAGVVRLGAPLLHALFPRSYIDPNRALEDLDRDMIDGPWPGTTWPGDKTERGVGLIWRRLRGLGEIYDRKLTVAEVQRRIETCWQPYHAALQELLDAAHGRFGQVWHLNCHSMPAMGDETTPDGPAARADFVLGDRDGSSCDPAFTRFVAAELTALGYRVKLNDPYKGVELVQRYAEPSKGRHSLQIEINRRLYMDEVSFARGPGFGRLRADLDTLAAAIKGYAEARLGA, encoded by the coding sequence ATGATCCGGGTCGAGCGCCCCGCCGAGATCGACACCCCGTTGGTCTTCGACAGCCCGCACAGCGGCCGCGACTATCCGCCGGACTTCGACCACCGGATCGACCGCCAGATCCTGCGCCAGGCCGAGGACAGCCACGTCGAAGCACTCTTTGCCGGCGTGGTGCGGTTGGGCGCGCCCCTGCTGCACGCGCTCTTCCCGCGCAGCTACATCGATCCCAATCGGGCGCTGGAGGACCTGGACCGCGACATGATCGACGGACCCTGGCCCGGCACCACGTGGCCGGGCGACAAGACCGAGCGCGGCGTCGGCCTGATCTGGCGCCGGCTGCGCGGCCTGGGCGAGATCTACGACCGCAAGCTGACCGTCGCCGAGGTGCAGCGCCGGATCGAGACCTGCTGGCAACCCTATCACGCCGCCCTGCAGGAGCTCCTGGACGCGGCGCACGGCCGCTTCGGGCAGGTCTGGCACCTCAACTGCCATTCCATGCCGGCCATGGGCGACGAGACCACCCCCGACGGCCCGGCGGCTCGCGCCGACTTCGTCCTTGGCGACCGGGACGGCAGCTCCTGCGACCCGGCCTTCACCCGCTTCGTCGCCGCTGAGCTGACGGCTCTCGGCTATCGGGTCAAGCTGAACGACCCCTACAAGGGGGTCGAGCTGGTCCAGCGCTACGCCGAGCCGTCCAAGGGCCGCCACAGTCTGCAGATCGAGATCAACCGTCGGCTCTACATGGACGAGGTCAGCTTCGCCCGGGGTCCGGGCTTTGGCCGCCTGCGCGCCGACCTCGATACCCTGGCCGCCGCCATCAAGGGCTACGCCGAGGCACGGCTGGGCGCCTGA
- a CDS encoding patatin-like phospholipase family protein yields MAAKSTARRQPAKPDAKPKTARKGRAETPPARRPRVEAARRPGVVKPINLALQGGGAHGAFTWGVLDRLLEDGRTFFDGVSGTSAGAFNAVALAAGLQTGGAEGAREKLEALWRAASDAARLLPLRGSRSSHFAFDLMTRVISPYQFNPMDLNPLRGLLEDAVDFAALRRAATVKLFVAATEVASGRARIFETREISVDVVLASACLPQLHHAVKIGRHHYWDGGFSANPAILPVIEACETPDTLIVQLNPDSDAELPTRAGEITARMMRMTFNQPFRREIETIELCRRVAREGIAIGGRLRRRVKRHRFHLIEAAPYTKDLEEHSRLTPDWDLLCHLRDCGRRAAEAWLKKQHRQVGYNATVDLAQKFL; encoded by the coding sequence ATGGCAGCAAAGAGCACCGCTCGACGGCAGCCCGCTAAACCTGACGCGAAGCCCAAGACCGCGCGCAAGGGCCGCGCCGAAACCCCGCCTGCCCGCAGGCCGCGGGTCGAGGCCGCCCGCCGCCCGGGCGTGGTCAAGCCGATCAACCTCGCCCTGCAGGGCGGCGGGGCGCACGGCGCCTTCACTTGGGGCGTGCTGGACCGGCTGCTGGAAGACGGCCGAACCTTCTTCGATGGGGTGAGCGGGACCAGCGCCGGTGCCTTCAATGCCGTGGCCCTCGCGGCCGGCCTGCAGACGGGCGGCGCGGAGGGCGCCCGGGAGAAGCTCGAGGCCCTGTGGCGGGCGGCCTCCGATGCCGCTCGGCTCTTGCCGCTGCGCGGCTCGCGCTCGAGCCATTTCGCATTCGACCTCATGACCCGCGTTATCTCGCCCTACCAGTTCAATCCCATGGATCTCAATCCGCTTCGGGGGCTCCTGGAGGACGCGGTCGACTTCGCCGCCCTGCGCCGGGCCGCGACCGTCAAGCTCTTCGTCGCCGCGACCGAGGTCGCCAGCGGCCGGGCGCGGATCTTCGAGACCCGGGAGATCTCGGTCGACGTTGTCCTGGCCTCAGCCTGCCTGCCGCAGCTGCACCACGCGGTGAAGATCGGCCGGCACCACTACTGGGACGGCGGCTTTTCGGCCAATCCGGCGATCCTGCCGGTGATCGAAGCCTGCGAGACACCGGATACCCTGATCGTCCAGCTCAACCCGGACAGCGACGCCGAGCTGCCGACCCGGGCCGGCGAGATCACCGCGCGGATGATGCGCATGACCTTCAACCAGCCCTTCCGCCGCGAGATCGAGACCATAGAGCTCTGCCGCCGGGTGGCGCGCGAGGGCATTGCGATCGGCGGCCGCCTGCGCCGCCGGGTCAAGCGGCATCGCTTCCACCTCATCGAGGCGGCGCCCTACACCAAGGACCTGGAGGAGCACAGCCGCCTGACCCCGGATTGGGACCTGCTGTGCCACCTGCGCGACTGCGGCCGCCGTGCCGCCGAGGCCTGGCTGAAGAAGCAGCACCGCCAGGTCGGCTACAACGCGACCGTCGACCTGGCCCAGAAGTTCCTTTAG